The following coding sequences are from one Cercospora beticola chromosome 4, complete sequence window:
- a CDS encoding uncharacterized protein (antiSMASH:Cluster_3): MHLAVLLVVTAACSAAVLPARSPDTDEAAAYKFFSDGPYGGPIKEVANVKRAKDEAAAYKFFSDGPYGGPIKEVANVKRAKDEAAAYKFFSDGPYGGPIKEVANVKRAKDEAAAYKFFSDGPYGGPIKEVANVKRAKDEEPAYGFFSDAPYVGPIKEVANV; the protein is encoded by the coding sequence GTGCTGCAGTACTGCCAGCACGGTCGCCAGACACTGATGAGGCTGCAGCGTACAAGTTCTTCTCCGATGGACCGTACGGAGGCCCCATCAAGGAAGTCGCGAATGTCAAGCGGGCGAAAGATGAAGCGGCTGCGTACAAGTTCTTCTCCGATGGACCGTACGGAGGCCCCATCAAGGAAGTCGCGAATGTCAAGCGGGCGAAAGATGAAGCGGCTGCGTACAAGTTCTTCTCCGATGGACCGTACGGAGGCCCCATCAAGGAAGTCGCGAATGTCAAGCGGGCGAAAGATGAAGCGGCTGCGTACAAGTTCTTCTCCGATGGACCGTACGGAGGCCCCATCAAGGAAGTCGCGAATGTCAAGCGGGCGAAAGATGAAGAGCCTGCGTACGGGTTCTTCTCCGATGCACCGTACGTAGGCCCCATCAAGGAAGTCGCGAATGTCTAA
- a CDS encoding uncharacterized protein (antiSMASH:Cluster_3) codes for MTEDEERGFKEIENIWERLKLAEIVYDKHGTPVVSTGSGVEEIEEGKEENKVLRCLQSLNTTPIYVHEIDEDGYDVSGYRPSTLDKVLTENLCRSLCWHLEAERLFESLHNFGKLSPSPILDWVNEGESAFARAPPGAIYYWPGAMLQAHLRATLYWHESPDVSIDVLARFQGRNLTRSLTAMVCTSSQIRNHCERNESYDKFLGLELSRLQRAIAMLWHPIDPDALPLTKAYIEMRARKKNSKEARALTNANIPIKSKFDRDVIRASYILLLQDEEQQVDQLLQSIPMSVTGFEARQRRVKLFDEYHHDPRLQKLHEQCPRLEKIWNVLNERKAFYESQMRQAEKMRERRKAKEQEEMALENPFQGEKPAKQPARYQVAKRHQELQAHNERQAQQRKDLPLHETRVIKVIKPEKEEEEEEEDDVVRQ; via the exons ATgacagaagacgaggagcgTGGCTTCAAGGAGATCGAAAATATATGGGAGCGACTCAAACTTGCTGAGATTGTGTATGACAAACATGGCACTCCGGTCGTGTCAACTGGCAGCGGTGtcgaagaaatagaggaggGCAAGGAAGAAAA CAAAGTCCTGCGTTGCCTGCAGAGCTTGAACACAACCCCGATATATGTTCACGAGATCGATGAAGACGGCTATGACGTGAGCGGTTATCGCCCGTCTACTTTGGACAAGGTCTTGACTGAGAATCTGTGCCGCTCATTGTGCTGGCACTTGGAAGCCGAGCGACTCTTTGAATCACTTCACAATTTCGGAAAGTTGAGTCCAAGCCCAATTTTGGACTGGGTCAATGAAGGAGAAAGCGCGTTCGCACGTGCTCCGCCAGGCGCGATATACTATTGGCCTGGCGCAATGCTCCAAGCCCACCTGCGAGCCACTCTGTACTGGCACGAATCTCCCGATGTCTCGATCGATGTATTGGCCAGGTTTCAGGGACGCAATTTGACGAGATCTCTCACTGCCATGGTATGCACCTCTTCGCAAATCAGAAATCACTGCGAGCGAAATGAATCGTACGACAAATTCCTTGGGTTGGAGCTCTCCCGTTTACAACGCGCAATCGCCATGCTCTGGCATCCCATCGACCCAGACGCTCTTCCCCTGACGAAGGCCTACATAGAAATGCGAGCACGCAAGAAGAACTCAAAGGAAGCACGCGCCCTTACTAATGCGAATATCCCAATAAAATCGAAGTTCGACCGCGACGTTATCCGCGCGTCAtacatcctcctccttcaaGACGAAGAACAACAAGTCGATCAACTACTGCAGAGCATTCCGATGAGCGTCACTGGATTTGAAGCCCGACAGCGACGCGTGAAGCTATTTGATGAATATCATCACGATCCTCGCTTGCAGAAATTGCATGAGCAATGTCCTCGTCTGGAGAAGATCTGGAATGTGCTGAATGAGAGGAAAGCGTTCTATGAGAGTCAGATGAGACAGGCTGAAAAGATGAGAGAGAGACGTAAGGCGAAGGAGCAAGAGGAGATGGCGCTGGAGAATCCTTTTCAGGGAGAGAAGCCTGCGAAACAGCCTGCGCGATACCAGGTTGCTAAAAGGCACCAGGAGCTCCAGGCGCATAATGAGCGTCAAGCACAACAACGGAAGGATCTTCCACTTCATGAAACGCGGGTCATAAAGGTCATTAAGcctgagaaggaggaggaggaggaggaggaggatgatgtcgTTCGCCAATGA
- a CDS encoding uncharacterized protein (antiSMASH:Cluster_3) — protein sequence MSTPRRLLTIAPRLWRCEAISARLGIRFTHSATPAVHPAHPKRHRIDVFRYRLAPKFGKPRFNSGDEILEASERTKIYPKEPRALLQTSYHKIKLLPFEEQASAAADVGASKIVRYLQNLDLDTRNEVVTSQLADFLCWHLEAEYSQQIPRTDSAAPEFSSPVTEWLDEACSRSWQSWSSSTDYWATRVLASHVKAIMYWHMDFTSAVRIVERCNDHMHTGRAIGYLHDALTTSSLVTDPHNRSLKISEESFNRYLKIANSEGRHAVAMLHHPTAPDALPLYRLHQAAPPTIPGKLGNYHARPEQYARASELLREQGMEDEANDMYQAWDGINGGSA from the coding sequence ATGTCGACACCACGTCGACTGCTTACCATCGCTCCGCGGCTGTGGCGTTGCGAAGCTATCTCAGCTCGATTGGGGATCCGATTCACGCACTCTGCAACCCCTGCAGTGCATCCAGCACATCCTAAACGGCATAGAATCGATGTTTTCCGGTACAGGCTGGCCCCCAAATTCGGCAAACCCCGTTTCAACAGTGGCGATGAGATCTTGGAAGCGTCAGAGAGGACCAAGATCTATCCCAAAGAACCACGAGCACTTCTACAAACCTCCTACCACAAGATTAAGCTCCTCCCTTTTGAAGAACAAGCGAGTGCCGCCGCAGATGTCGGCGCGAGCAAAATTGTACGCTACTTGCAGAACCTCGATCTCGATACACGGAATGAAGTTGTCACTTCACAACTCGCAGACTTTTTGTGCTGGCACTTGGAAGCGGAATATTCGCAGCAGATCCCCCGCACAGATTCTGCTGCGCCCGAGTTCTCTTCTCCTGTGACAGAATGGCTCGATGAAGCGTGCTCGCGATCTTGGCAGAGCTGGTCCAGCTCAACGGACTACTGGGCCACCAGGGTCCTCGCCTCGCACGTCAAAGCCATCATGTACTGGCACATGGACTTTACCTCGGCGGTCCGCATTGTAGAGCGATGCAACGACCATATGCACACCGGTCGagctataggctacttacaCGACGCTCTCACCACATCATCTCTGGTTACGGATCCGCACAATCGGTCTTTGAAGATATCTGAAGAATCTTTCAACCGCTATCTGAAGATTGCCAATTCCGAAGGCCGGCACGCCGTTGCTATGCTGCATCATCCTACGGCGCCCGATGCACTGCCCCTCTATCGCTTGCATCAAGCTGCGCCGCCGACGATTCCTGGCAAACTTGGGAATTACCATGCACGACCTGAGCAATACGCGAGAGCTTCTGAGCTTCTTCGGGAACAGGGAATGGAGGACGAAGCCAATGATATGTATCAAGCTTGGGATGGTATTAATGGTGGAAGTGCGTAG
- a CDS encoding uncharacterized protein (antiSMASH:Cluster_3) — translation MARTYTGRFSQNENAIQANHIENSVFIFGGQAEAHGEVRSAEDQQETDEEGEYDFETETREKREERIFWSNHYKTWLHNAGFLYIEGESGTGKSTLMLDLVRKALRKSQAHNLSFFFMRGVGWESSLLAMLHALLHQILAADDRTMVQFSKRSDFRKRCEQDGSPGHSTGSWKWTEVELQSLLRTSALSTTAQCPITILIDALDECKPEERQAVWTFLKSVVRSSPKISLCIASRPTGNVDRKLVRYIDLKTQTSRDIQAQLNVQLGNFEEGIRSTLVIELLQKCQGSFRWAALAADELLRIQHDFGDVCLTARALLEELARLPSGLTALYGTLLKRLSVLDARLLLAVFSWVSSAFRPLTCGELQAGLALRPDVAGLPKYEFLRDTQHFPIEMEQWLEKVKRLSLGLLALHKTPHDPLFKVYLEAVIQVQCIQRDSDLQPRLVDVSPSDLRTRVCARLPSPGRTSDTAVESIFQHQDHRLAVFPFGYRSCSASNSVDGIRTAEALYFHKTPVGGL, via the exons CGAGAACGCGATCCAGGCCAATCACATCGAGAATTCAGTATTTATTTTTGGCGGCCAAGCGGAGGCTCACGGAGAAGTGAGGAGCGCCGAAGACCAACAGGAAACCGACGAAGAGGGAGAGTACGACTTCGAGACCGAGACTCGAGAAAAGAGGGAGGAAAGGATATTCTGGTCGAATC ATTATAAAACATGGCTGCATAATGCCGGATTTCTGTACATCGAAGGCGAATCCGGGACTGGAAAATCGACGCTCATGCTGGATCTAGTGCGAAAGGCGCTGCGCAAGAGTCAGGCACATaacttgtccttcttcttcatgaGAGGCGTAGGATGGGAGAGTTCGTTGCTTGCGATGCTACATGCATTGCTTCACCAGATTCTTGCCGCCGATGACCGGACGATGGTACAATTCTCGAAGAGATCCGACTTCAGAAAAAGATGCGAACAAGACGGAAGCCCTGGACACTCTACGGGCTCCTGGAAATGGACGGAAGTTGAGCTGCAAAGTCTATTGAGGACCAGTGCGTTGAGCACTACAGCGCAGTGTCCCATCACAATATTGATTGATGCCCTGGACGAATGCAAGCCTGAGGAGCGGCAAGCTGTCTGGACATTCCTCAAAAGTGTCGTTCGCAGTAGCCCCAAGATCTCCCTCTGTATTGCGAGCAGGCCTACCGGCAACGTGGATCGTAAGCTGGTACGGTATATTGATCTGAAAACTCAGACTTCACGAGACATTCAAGCGCAACTGAATGTCCAGTTAGGGAACTTTGAAGAGGGCATCCGATCTACGCTGGTGATTGAGCTTTTGCAAAAATGCCAGGGATCCTTCAGATGGGCAGCTCTCGCGGCAGATGAGCTCTTGAGGATACAGCATGACTTCGGCGATGTTTGCCTTACGGCCCGTGCTCTCTTAGAAGAGCTGGCACGGTTGCCCTCAGGACTGACTGCACTCTACGGTACATTGCTGAAAAGGTTGTCCGTCCTGGATGCTAGGCTTCTGCTCGCAGTGTTCAGCTGGGTGTCCTCTGCGTTTCGGCCCCTGACATGTGGAGAACTTCAGGCTGGCTTAGCACTGAGACCAGATGTTGCCGGCCTTCCGAAATATGAATTCTTGAGAGATACGCAGCATTTTCCAATCGAGATGGAACAGTGGCTGGAGAAAGTGAAGAGGCTCTCATTGGGCCTACTTGCACTTCATAAGACCCCGCATGACCCACTCTTCAAGGTTTATCTCGAGGCCGTCATCCAGGTCCAGTGTATACAGAGGGATTCAGACCTCCAGCCACGCCTGGTAGATGTATCTCCAAGTGACCTTCGCACACGTGTCTGTGCGCGACTACCTTCTCCAGGGAGGACTTCAGACACTGCAGTCGAGAGCATTTTCCAGCATCAAGACCACCGGCTTGCTGTATTCCCATTCGGATATCggtcttgctctgcttcAAACTCAGTGGACGGAATCAGAACTGCTGAGGCTTTATATTTTCACAAGACGCCGGTTGGGGGATTGTGA